A DNA window from Undibacterium sp. YM2 contains the following coding sequences:
- a CDS encoding VanZ family protein: MQPDHSQALPDTPVGEPINPPASEQLQTLRSSPFARVSLVAYLFLIIYASWYPFTGWQTNSWAALPELIKQWPRYWGGFDAIINVVGYMPFGMLVVFALYPLVRRWWAALLATLAGALLSATAEIVQNFLPSRVTSLLDFLTNTSGAMLGAILGALLTPLILEKGRLQLLRKQWTHKESSREILVLGLWTMAQIYPQAYLFGLGQILPVISQTLSEMMDMDIDISAFLLQGFELSAEEYLLSETIITACSCTGALLICLSLLNRHAPKTILSVLLLGAALTIKALASALLFKPEYAFAWLTPGARGGLLISIIMLYGFSFAPSHVQKRLALLMLTISLIVINLVSDNPYFAATMQTWVQGKFLNFNGAAQFLSLFWPFLAIWALLRKPRPV, encoded by the coding sequence ATGCAGCCAGATCACAGTCAGGCACTACCAGACACACCAGTTGGTGAGCCCATCAACCCGCCAGCCAGCGAACAACTGCAGACCTTGCGCAGCTCGCCGTTTGCCAGGGTGAGCCTGGTTGCCTATCTGTTTCTGATCATTTATGCGAGCTGGTACCCATTTACCGGCTGGCAAACCAATAGCTGGGCAGCGCTGCCTGAACTGATCAAGCAATGGCCACGCTACTGGGGTGGCTTTGATGCCATCATCAATGTGGTGGGCTATATGCCCTTTGGCATGCTGGTGGTGTTTGCGCTTTACCCATTGGTCAGGCGCTGGTGGGCTGCCTTGCTGGCAACACTGGCCGGTGCACTGCTATCTGCTACGGCAGAAATAGTGCAAAACTTCTTGCCCAGCCGGGTTACCTCTTTACTGGATTTTTTGACGAATACCTCAGGTGCTATGCTGGGTGCAATATTGGGTGCCTTGCTGACGCCATTGATACTCGAAAAAGGCCGCCTGCAATTACTGCGCAAGCAATGGACGCACAAGGAATCCAGCCGCGAAATACTGGTGCTGGGTCTGTGGACCATGGCGCAGATTTATCCCCAGGCCTATCTGTTTGGCCTGGGCCAGATCTTGCCCGTGATTTCGCAAACCCTGAGCGAAATGATGGACATGGATATTGATATCAGCGCGTTTTTGCTGCAGGGTTTCGAACTCAGCGCAGAAGAATACCTGCTGTCAGAAACCATTATCACAGCCTGCAGTTGTACCGGTGCACTACTGATTTGCCTGAGTCTGCTGAACCGCCACGCGCCCAAGACCATCCTGTCAGTTTTGTTGCTGGGGGCTGCATTGACCATCAAGGCACTGGCCAGCGCCCTATTGTTCAAGCCTGAATATGCATTTGCCTGGCTGACGCCGGGTGCACGTGGTGGTTTGCTGATCAGCATCATCATGCTGTATGGTTTTTCCTTTGCGCCATCCCATGTACAGAAACGACTGGCCCTATTGATGCTGACGATATCGTTGATCGTCATCAACCTGGTCTCTGACAATCCCTACTTTGCCGCCACCATGCAAACCTGGGTGCAGGGCAAGTTTTTGAACTTCAATGGCGCAGCCCAATTCCTGTCTTTGTTCTGGCCAT
- a CDS encoding ABC-type transport auxiliary lipoprotein family protein has protein sequence MSYPAFFCHFSKFSKTGATIFSLFALSLLALLSACSSKPVVQQSQQYDFGPFAAIAPTQPGPAKFQISIAEINIAPALDSNAMLYRLQYDNVQQLKAYSLHRWSMPPAQLLAQRLKAGLVAQGADVLANTDGAANLPVLRLELDEFSQIFTTTSQSNAQISLRASVIKGHKLIAQKSFQQKVTATTADAPGGARAMREAADASINDIQAWIMGLPLK, from the coding sequence ATGAGCTACCCTGCATTTTTTTGCCACTTCAGTAAATTCAGCAAGACTGGCGCGACCATATTTTCCTTATTTGCCCTGTCCTTACTGGCTTTGCTATCTGCGTGTAGCAGCAAACCGGTAGTACAACAGTCCCAGCAATATGATTTTGGCCCGTTTGCCGCGATTGCCCCCACCCAACCCGGCCCTGCAAAATTCCAGATCAGCATTGCGGAAATCAACATAGCACCGGCGCTGGACAGCAATGCCATGTTATACAGACTACAATATGACAATGTGCAGCAACTCAAGGCTTATTCCCTGCACCGCTGGAGCATGCCGCCCGCACAATTGCTGGCGCAAAGACTGAAAGCCGGTCTGGTGGCGCAAGGTGCCGATGTACTGGCAAATACCGATGGTGCCGCCAACCTCCCGGTATTACGCCTGGAGCTCGATGAGTTTTCCCAGATATTTACGACAACCAGCCAGAGCAACGCCCAGATCAGCCTGCGTGCTTCTGTCATCAAGGGACACAAGCTGATAGCACAGAAAAGCTTCCAGCAAAAAGTCACAGCAACAACTGCGGATGCGCCTGGTGGTGCCAGAGCGATGCGCGAGGCAGCCGATGCCAGCATCAACGACATCCAGGCCTGGATCATGGGCTTGCCTTTAAAATAA
- a CDS encoding MlaD family protein, whose amino-acid sequence MENRSHALMAGFFTIALLTLTTVLAIWLGRDKIKRIPYDVVTSSAVSGLNLQAAVRYKGIKVGNVTDIDFDDNNPGQIILRLEIIPDAPVTSSTYATLGYQGVTGIAFVQLDDEGTSKQLLVANHKPDVVPRIPMRPGMMQNLEKRGQAILAQAEELTRRLNTMLDPANQKSLMTAVENIGQASAAWKELPAKFEPTLARLPELADQAKLTMVEVRNLSGNVGKLSNNLNQLTTSLQAEDGPLAKFNLVMDNVGNSLTLDTLPKVQSVAGDAKASLRSFGRLSDSLKERPQSLLFGNPVPAPGPGEPGFVAPK is encoded by the coding sequence ATGGAAAACAGATCTCATGCGCTCATGGCAGGTTTCTTCACCATTGCCCTGCTGACACTCACGACCGTATTGGCCATCTGGCTGGGACGCGACAAGATCAAGCGCATACCTTATGACGTGGTCACCTCATCGGCAGTGTCCGGTTTGAATTTACAGGCCGCCGTGCGCTACAAGGGCATCAAGGTCGGCAATGTCACGGATATCGACTTTGATGATAATAATCCGGGGCAAATCATCCTGCGCCTGGAAATCATCCCCGATGCGCCGGTCACCAGCTCCACTTATGCCACGCTGGGTTACCAGGGTGTCACCGGCATCGCTTTCGTGCAACTGGATGATGAAGGCACATCCAAACAGTTGCTGGTAGCCAACCATAAGCCTGACGTGGTACCACGCATACCCATGCGCCCCGGCATGATGCAAAACCTGGAAAAACGCGGCCAGGCTATCCTGGCCCAGGCAGAAGAACTGACGCGCAGGCTCAATACCATGCTCGATCCGGCCAATCAAAAATCCTTGATGACCGCGGTAGAAAATATAGGCCAGGCTTCTGCTGCATGGAAAGAGTTGCCAGCCAAATTTGAACCCACGCTGGCGCGTCTGCCTGAACTGGCAGACCAGGCCAAATTGACCATGGTTGAAGTACGCAACTTGTCTGGCAATGTTGGCAAGCTCAGCAACAACCTGAATCAACTGACCACCAGCCTGCAGGCCGAAGATGGCCCGTTGGCAAAATTCAATCTGGTCATGGACAATGTAGGCAACAGCCTGACTCTGGATACCCTGCCCAAGGTGCAAAGCGTGGCAGGCGACGCCAAAGCCAGCCTGCGCTCTTTTGGCCGCCTCTCGGATTCACTCAAGGAAAGGCCGCAAAGCCTTTTGTTTGGCAATCCCGTCCCTGCACCTGGCCCGGGCGAGCCTGGCTTTGTCGCTCCCAAGTAA
- a CDS encoding ABC transporter ATP-binding protein translates to MAGENIIEIRDLRTQFGRAVVHDQLELNVRRGEILSIVGGSGSGKTVLMRQMLGLETPARGSIKVFGEDLHDPQARHLDYLRKRSGMLFQHGALYSALSVFDNVAQPMRELGTLPEDLINDLVYLKLHMVDIAFEHARKMPADLSGGMIKRIALARALALDPELLFLDEPTAGLDPDRSDSFVELILSLHQQLRLTVIMVTHDLDSLFALSSRIAVLAEKHVVTIGTPREVVAYQHPFIRSFFLGGRGERAMEVLPPQTHQEI, encoded by the coding sequence ATGGCGGGCGAGAACATCATAGAAATCCGCGATCTGCGTACCCAGTTTGGCCGGGCCGTAGTGCATGACCAGTTGGAGCTCAATGTCAGGCGCGGCGAGATTCTGTCTATCGTCGGTGGCTCAGGCTCTGGCAAGACAGTGCTGATGAGGCAGATGCTGGGACTGGAAACACCGGCGCGTGGCAGTATCAAGGTATTTGGTGAGGACTTGCATGATCCGCAGGCGCGGCATCTCGATTATTTGCGCAAGCGCTCCGGCATGCTGTTTCAGCATGGTGCCCTGTATTCTGCCCTGAGCGTATTCGACAACGTTGCCCAGCCCATGCGTGAACTGGGCACACTGCCGGAAGACCTGATCAATGACCTGGTCTATCTGAAGCTGCACATGGTCGATATCGCCTTTGAACATGCGCGCAAGATGCCCGCCGACTTGTCCGGAGGCATGATCAAGCGCATCGCCCTCGCGCGTGCCCTGGCACTGGACCCGGAGTTGTTATTTTTAGACGAACCGACAGCGGGTCTGGACCCTGACCGCTCGGACAGCTTTGTCGAACTGATACTATCGCTGCACCAGCAATTACGCCTGACCGTCATCATGGTGACACATGACCTTGACAGTCTGTTTGCCCTGTCCAGCCGGATTGCCGTGCTGGCAGAAAAACATGTTGTTACCATAGGAACACCGAGGGAAGTCGTGGCCTACCAGCATCCATTCATACGCAGTTTCTTTCTTGGCGGACGCGGCGAGCGCGCCATGGAAGTACTGCCACCACAAACGCATCAGGAAATATAA
- a CDS encoding ABC transporter permease, translating into MPHEIPPTLQLNHQQQPTAIVAGAWLVHALSSSATMQEISAQLNKAASQPGIRWDLSQISTLDHIGAQMLWRAWGKQRPEHVKILPAHEGLFARLEEVSKILVPRPPKQRLTRTMLLGTKVLGLFQHLYSFTALLGQLMLDLLRFARHPIKGPWKELSANIYHTGAQALGITALVGILIGVVLSYLSAQQLRTFGGDLYIVNILGMSIIRELGPMLAAILVAGRSGSAITAQLGVMRVTEELDAMRVMGIPHGFRLIMPKVLALAIAMPLLVIWTDIMALTGGMISAQALLGMSPEFFVYKLPEVVPLINFWIGLSKGATFGILIALIACHYGLRIEPNTESLGRGTTSSVVVAITVVIIADAIYAIIFSKAGY; encoded by the coding sequence ATGCCTCACGAGATCCCGCCCACCCTGCAATTAAATCATCAGCAACAGCCCACCGCCATCGTCGCTGGTGCATGGCTGGTGCATGCCCTGTCATCATCCGCCACCATGCAGGAGATCAGCGCTCAGTTGAACAAGGCTGCCAGCCAGCCCGGCATACGCTGGGATTTAAGCCAGATCAGCACGCTGGACCACATAGGTGCGCAAATGCTGTGGCGGGCCTGGGGCAAGCAAAGACCTGAGCACGTCAAGATTCTGCCTGCCCATGAAGGCTTGTTTGCCCGACTGGAAGAAGTCAGCAAAATCCTGGTACCGCGCCCGCCCAAGCAAAGGCTGACGCGCACCATGCTGCTCGGCACAAAAGTGCTCGGCCTGTTTCAGCATTTATACAGCTTCACTGCCCTGCTTGGCCAGCTCATGCTGGATTTGCTGCGCTTTGCCCGCCATCCCATCAAGGGCCCGTGGAAAGAATTGTCGGCCAATATTTATCACACAGGTGCACAGGCGTTGGGCATCACTGCCCTGGTCGGTATTCTGATCGGTGTGGTGCTGTCTTATCTGTCGGCCCAGCAACTGCGCACTTTTGGTGGCGACTTATACATCGTCAATATCCTGGGCATGAGCATCATCCGCGAACTCGGCCCCATGCTGGCAGCAATCCTGGTGGCCGGACGTTCTGGCTCTGCCATTACAGCGCAACTGGGTGTCATGCGGGTGACGGAAGAACTCGACGCCATGCGCGTCATGGGCATACCACATGGTTTTCGCCTCATCATGCCCAAGGTGCTGGCGCTGGCCATTGCCATGCCATTACTGGTGATCTGGACAGATATCATGGCATTGACCGGCGGCATGATCTCGGCCCAGGCTTTGCTGGGCATGTCACCTGAATTTTTTGTCTATAAATTACCGGAAGTCGTGCCGCTGATCAATTTCTGGATAGGCCTGTCCAAAGGCGCTACCTTTGGCATACTGATCGCCCTGATCGCCTGTCATTATGGTTTGCGCATAGAACCCAATACCGAGAGTCTGGGACGCGGCACCACCAGTTCCGTGGTGGTTGCAATCACGGTAGTTATCATTGCCGATGCCATTTATGCCATCATCTTCAGCAAGGCAGGCTACTGA
- a CDS encoding phosphoethanolamine transferase, giving the protein MEKPWHLLVMELVSWLGFWALLQRPRWFHYLLLPAFFAVPVEVYLRLYFGQGISTHHLGIMVETSPKEAMEFLGNKVWLLLLLVIAVSVWWWSLLRAAKNHTHWDWTHRSRWAVLLLFIVGIATWTYGEQIGVAKAAVTASASKASGSAAATPASASTEDEEKDEDEEEEASASASVSASAAEASPASASADMLTRWHASLKKNLPPLPHWAKIPYDEETYIRSWPFGLVLRGNDFWVERDYLAKLSEKSRAFRFQAHLDGNPTTPQTIIMVIGESSRFDRWSLNGYERDTNPLLKKESNLVSFSDVVTAVSATRLSVPIIVSRKPAAQSLKAGFSEKSFLTAFKEAGFKTYWLSNQMSFGQFDTPTSVFAKEADVTQFLNLGGFTNSSNLDQVLLEPMANAMRDAAPKKLIVLHTLGNHWNYSHRHPQSFDNWKPSLYGVVNPAYTDLKNKQALNNSYDNSILYTDWMLSEVIQKLKTSSQITSLFYISDHGQTLYDGSCNLAFHGHNTQYEFHVPAFMWYSDAYQEHFPDKIVQLRRHQKAKLSTENVFHSLLDMANIRYPDEKLEWSILSKQLKPHTRYVDSYGWTNYDNSTLKGDCREVMDKKTPLVQEK; this is encoded by the coding sequence GTGGAAAAGCCCTGGCATCTGCTGGTAATGGAGCTGGTGTCCTGGCTGGGTTTCTGGGCCTTGCTGCAAAGACCGCGCTGGTTTCACTACCTGCTGCTGCCAGCCTTCTTTGCCGTGCCTGTTGAAGTTTACCTGCGCTTATATTTTGGACAAGGCATCTCTACCCACCATCTGGGCATCATGGTGGAGACCAGCCCCAAGGAAGCAATGGAATTTCTCGGCAATAAAGTCTGGCTACTGTTATTGCTAGTGATTGCAGTAAGCGTCTGGTGGTGGAGCCTGCTGCGTGCTGCAAAAAACCATACGCACTGGGACTGGACACACCGTTCACGCTGGGCAGTTTTGCTGCTTTTTATCGTCGGCATTGCCACCTGGACTTATGGTGAACAGATAGGCGTCGCCAAGGCAGCAGTTACTGCCAGTGCCAGCAAAGCCAGTGGTAGCGCAGCAGCAACACCAGCTTCAGCCTCAACGGAAGATGAGGAAAAAGACGAAGATGAAGAGGAAGAAGCCAGTGCATCTGCATCTGTGTCGGCCTCTGCGGCGGAGGCAAGCCCGGCCAGCGCCTCTGCAGACATGCTGACGCGCTGGCATGCCAGCCTCAAAAAGAACCTGCCCCCGTTGCCACACTGGGCCAAAATCCCTTATGACGAAGAGACGTATATACGGAGCTGGCCATTTGGCCTGGTCTTGCGCGGCAATGATTTTTGGGTAGAGCGTGATTACTTGGCCAAACTGTCAGAGAAAAGCCGGGCTTTCCGCTTCCAGGCGCATCTGGATGGCAACCCGACAACACCACAAACCATCATCATGGTGATAGGCGAGTCTTCGCGCTTTGACCGCTGGAGCCTGAATGGTTATGAGCGTGACACCAATCCCTTGCTGAAAAAAGAAAGCAATCTGGTCAGTTTCAGCGACGTGGTGACTGCAGTCTCTGCCACCCGTTTGTCGGTGCCCATCATCGTCTCGCGCAAGCCGGCGGCACAAAGCCTGAAGGCAGGTTTTTCTGAAAAGTCATTCCTGACCGCCTTCAAGGAAGCCGGATTCAAGACTTACTGGCTGTCAAACCAGATGAGCTTTGGCCAGTTCGATACGCCAACCTCGGTCTTCGCCAAAGAAGCTGATGTCACCCAGTTTTTAAACCTGGGGGGCTTTACCAATAGCTCCAATCTTGACCAGGTCTTGCTGGAACCCATGGCAAATGCCATGCGAGATGCCGCGCCGAAGAAACTCATCGTTTTGCACACTCTGGGCAATCACTGGAATTACAGCCACCGCCATCCGCAGTCTTTTGATAACTGGAAACCTTCTTTATATGGCGTCGTCAATCCTGCCTATACCGACCTGAAAAACAAGCAGGCGCTGAACAACAGTTATGACAATTCCATCTTGTACACAGACTGGATGCTGTCAGAAGTCATACAGAAGCTGAAAACCAGTTCGCAAATCACTTCACTATTTTATATATCAGACCATGGCCAGACCTTGTATGACGGCAGTTGCAACCTGGCTTTCCATGGTCACAATACCCAGTACGAATTCCATGTCCCGGCATTCATGTGGTATTCAGATGCTTATCAAGAACATTTCCCGGACAAGATAGTGCAGTTGCGCCGGCACCAGAAAGCAAAGTTATCGACAGAAAACGTTTTCCACAGCCTGCTGGACATGGCTAATATCCGTTACCCCGATGAAAAACTGGAGTGGAGCATACTCAGCAAGCAGCTCAAACCTCATACCCGTTATGTCGATAGTTATGGCTGGACCAATTATGACAACTCCACCCTCAAGGGTGATTGCCGTGAAGTCATGGATAAAAAAACGCCATTAGTACAGGAAAAATAG
- the rpsL gene encoding 30S ribosomal protein S12 encodes MPTINQLIRQPRVSARVKSKSPALENSPQKRGVCTRVYTTTPKKPNSALRKVAKVRLTNGFEVISYIGGEGHNLQEHSVVLLRGGRVKDLPGVRYHMVRGALDTQGVKDRKQARSKYGAKRAKAVKK; translated from the coding sequence ATGCCAACCATCAATCAACTGATTCGCCAACCACGTGTTTCTGCACGTGTGAAAAGCAAATCGCCGGCGCTGGAAAACAGCCCGCAAAAACGTGGCGTTTGCACCCGCGTTTATACGACAACTCCAAAAAAGCCTAACTCGGCTTTGCGTAAAGTTGCCAAAGTTCGCCTGACTAATGGTTTCGAAGTTATTTCGTACATTGGCGGTGAAGGCCATAACTTGCAAGAACATAGCGTGGTATTGCTGCGCGGTGGTCGTGTAAAGGATTTGCCAGGTGTTCGTTACCATATGGTTCGCGGTGCTTTGGATACTCAAGGCGTTAAAGACCGTAAGCAAGCTCGCTCCAAATATGGTGCTAAGCGCGCTAAGGCAGTTAAGAAGTAA
- the rpsG gene encoding 30S ribosomal protein S7, whose amino-acid sequence MPRRREVPKRDVLPDPKFGNVEVAKFVNVLMLSGKKSVAEGIIYGAFDHIQQKSGKDPLEVFALAINNAKPLVEVKSRRVGGANYQVPVEVRPVRRLALSMRWLREAANKRSEKSMPQRLGGELLEAAEGRGGAMKKRDEVHRMAEANKAFSHFRF is encoded by the coding sequence ATGCCACGTCGTCGTGAGGTCCCGAAACGGGACGTACTGCCGGATCCAAAGTTCGGTAATGTAGAAGTAGCAAAATTTGTAAACGTATTGATGTTGTCCGGCAAGAAGTCTGTTGCTGAAGGCATCATCTACGGCGCATTTGACCACATCCAACAAAAATCTGGTAAAGATCCTTTGGAAGTGTTTGCGCTGGCAATCAACAACGCCAAGCCACTGGTTGAGGTTAAATCCCGCCGTGTTGGTGGCGCGAACTACCAGGTGCCTGTAGAAGTGCGTCCAGTTCGCCGTCTGGCTTTGTCTATGCGTTGGTTGCGTGAAGCCGCTAACAAGCGTAGCGAAAAATCCATGCCACAACGTTTGGGTGGTGAATTGCTGGAAGCCGCAGAAGGCCGCGGCGGCGCAATGAAGAAACGTGACGAAGTCCATCGTATGGCTGAAGCCAACAAGGCCTTCTCTCACTTCCGCTTCTAA
- the fusA gene encoding elongation factor G, whose protein sequence is MARKTPIERYRNIGISAHIDAGKTTTTERVLFYTGVNHKIGEVHDGAATMDWMEQEQERGITITSAATTCFWKGMANNFPEHHINIIDTPGHVDFTIEVERSMRVLDGACMVYCAVGGVQPQSETVWRQANKYKVPRLAFVNKMDRTGANFFKVYDQMRARLKANPVPLQVPIGAEDLFEGVIDLVKMKAIIWDAASQGMKFEYRDIPENLLADAQKWRENMVEAAAEASEELMNKYLEDGDLSEADIKSALRQRTIASEIVPMMCGTAFKNKGVQAMLDAVVEYLPSPLDIPPVPGVNEDDEPVVRKAEDTEKFSALAFKIATDPFVGQLCFIRCYSGTLNSGDSVFNSVKGKKERIGRLVQMHANQREEIKEMMAGDIAAVVGLKDTTTGDTLCDEKAIVVLERMVFPEPVISQAVEPKTKADQEKMGLALNRLAAEDPSFRVRTDEESGQTIIAGMGELHLDIIVDRMKREFNVEATVGKPQVAYRETIRKTCEEIEGKFVKQSGGRGQYGHVVLKIEPQEPGKGFEFVDAIKGGTVPREYIPAVEKGVRETLTSGVLAGYPVVDVKVTLFFGSYHDVDSNENAFRMAGSMAFKDGCRKASPVILEPMMAVEVETPEDYAGTVMGDLSSRRGMVQGMDEIAGGGGKIIKAEVPLSEMFGYSTSLRSATQGRATYSMEFKHYSEAPKNVIDAIVTSKAK, encoded by the coding sequence ATGGCCCGTAAGACCCCCATTGAGCGCTACCGCAATATCGGTATTTCCGCTCACATTGATGCCGGTAAAACAACAACGACAGAACGCGTACTGTTTTACACAGGTGTAAACCACAAAATTGGTGAAGTGCATGATGGCGCGGCTACCATGGACTGGATGGAGCAAGAGCAGGAACGTGGTATCACCATTACTTCTGCTGCGACAACATGCTTCTGGAAGGGCATGGCGAACAACTTCCCTGAGCATCACATCAACATCATCGATACACCAGGCCACGTTGACTTCACGATTGAAGTTGAGCGTTCCATGCGTGTTCTCGATGGCGCCTGCATGGTTTACTGTGCAGTAGGTGGTGTTCAGCCTCAGTCTGAAACCGTATGGCGTCAGGCTAACAAGTACAAAGTCCCACGTCTGGCATTCGTCAACAAGATGGACCGTACTGGCGCGAACTTCTTCAAAGTGTACGATCAAATGCGTGCCCGTCTGAAGGCTAACCCAGTTCCTCTGCAAGTACCTATCGGCGCTGAAGACCTGTTCGAAGGCGTTATCGATCTGGTCAAGATGAAAGCGATCATCTGGGATGCTGCATCTCAAGGTATGAAATTTGAATACCGTGATATCCCTGAAAACCTGTTGGCTGACGCGCAAAAATGGCGTGAAAACATGGTTGAAGCAGCTGCTGAAGCCAGCGAAGAGCTGATGAACAAATACCTGGAAGATGGCGACCTGTCTGAAGCTGACATCAAGTCTGCTTTGCGTCAGCGTACTATCGCTTCTGAAATCGTTCCTATGATGTGCGGTACTGCATTTAAGAACAAGGGTGTACAGGCGATGCTGGATGCGGTTGTTGAATACCTGCCATCCCCATTGGATATTCCACCAGTTCCTGGTGTGAACGAAGATGACGAACCAGTTGTCCGTAAAGCTGAAGATACAGAGAAATTCTCTGCTCTGGCATTCAAAATCGCAACTGATCCATTCGTTGGTCAATTGTGCTTTATCCGTTGCTACTCCGGTACTTTGAATTCTGGCGACAGCGTTTTCAACTCTGTCAAAGGTAAAAAAGAGCGTATCGGCCGTCTGGTTCAAATGCACGCGAACCAACGTGAAGAAATCAAAGAAATGATGGCAGGTGATATCGCTGCGGTCGTTGGTCTGAAAGACACAACAACTGGTGATACGCTGTGTGACGAAAAAGCGATCGTTGTTCTGGAACGCATGGTGTTCCCAGAGCCAGTTATTTCTCAGGCTGTTGAGCCAAAAACCAAGGCCGACCAGGAAAAAATGGGTCTGGCATTGAACCGTCTGGCTGCTGAAGATCCATCTTTCCGCGTACGTACTGACGAAGAATCTGGTCAAACAATTATCGCCGGTATGGGCGAGTTGCATCTGGATATTATCGTTGACCGTATGAAGCGTGAATTCAACGTTGAAGCGACAGTTGGTAAACCACAAGTTGCTTACCGTGAAACTATCCGCAAAACTTGCGAAGAAATCGAAGGTAAATTCGTTAAGCAATCCGGTGGTCGTGGTCAGTACGGTCACGTTGTTCTGAAGATCGAACCGCAAGAACCAGGTAAAGGCTTTGAATTCGTTGACGCGATCAAGGGCGGTACAGTTCCACGCGAATACATCCCTGCAGTTGAAAAAGGTGTTCGCGAAACACTGACTTCCGGTGTATTGGCTGGCTACCCAGTGGTTGACGTTAAAGTCACATTGTTCTTCGGTTCCTACCATGACGTTGACTCCAACGAAAACGCCTTCCGTATGGCGGGTTCGATGGCGTTCAAAGATGGTTGCCGTAAAGCAAGCCCAGTTATCCTGGAACCAATGATGGCTGTTGAAGTAGAAACACCTGAAGACTACGCTGGTACAGTCATGGGTGATCTGTCTTCACGTCGCGGTATGGTTCAGGGTATGGACGAAATCGCTGGCGGCGGTGGCAAGATCATCAAAGCTGAAGTGCCTTTGTCTGAGATGTTTGGTTACTCCACATCCCTGCGTTCTGCTACACAAGGTCGTGCAACGTATTCCATGGAATTCAAGCACTACTCTGAAGCACCTAAGAACGTGATTGACGCTATCGTCACATCCAAAGCTAAGTAA
- the tuf gene encoding elongation factor Tu, protein MAKGKFERTKPHVNVGTIGHVDHGKTTLTAAIATVLSKKFGGEAKAYDQIDAAPEEKARGITINTAHVEYETAGRHYAHVDCPGHADYVKNMITGAAQMDGAILVCSAADGPMPQTREHILLARQVGVPYIIVFLNKCDMVDDAELLELVEMEVRELLSKYEFPGDDLPIIQGSAKLALEGDKGPLGEEAIMKLADALDSYIPTPERAVDGAFLLPVEDVFSISGRGTVVTGRIERGIIKVGEEIEIVGIKDTVKTTCTGVEMFRKLLDQGQAGDNVGVLLRGTKREDIQRGQVLSKPGSIKPHAHFTGEIYVLSKDEGGRHTPFFNNYRPQFYFRTTDVTGSIELPKDKEMVMPGDNVSITVKLINPIAMEEGLRFAIREGGRTVGAGVVAKIIE, encoded by the coding sequence ATGGCAAAAGGTAAGTTCGAGCGCACCAAGCCGCACGTCAACGTTGGTACAATTGGCCACGTAGATCACGGCAAAACCACACTGACAGCAGCGATTGCAACAGTTCTGTCGAAAAAATTCGGCGGCGAAGCTAAAGCATACGACCAGATCGACGCAGCCCCAGAAGAAAAAGCGCGCGGTATTACAATCAATACAGCCCACGTTGAGTACGAAACAGCTGGCCGTCACTACGCCCACGTTGACTGCCCAGGCCATGCTGACTATGTTAAAAACATGATCACTGGCGCGGCTCAGATGGACGGCGCGATCCTGGTTTGCTCCGCAGCAGACGGTCCTATGCCACAAACTCGCGAACACATCCTGTTGGCACGTCAAGTTGGCGTTCCATACATCATCGTGTTCCTGAACAAATGCGACATGGTTGATGACGCAGAGTTGCTGGAACTGGTTGAAATGGAAGTGCGCGAATTGCTCTCCAAATACGAATTCCCAGGCGACGACCTGCCTATCATTCAAGGTTCCGCTAAACTGGCCCTCGAAGGCGACAAAGGTCCTCTGGGCGAAGAAGCCATCATGAAACTGGCTGATGCACTCGACTCCTACATCCCAACACCAGAACGCGCAGTTGACGGCGCCTTCCTGTTGCCAGTAGAAGACGTATTCTCCATCTCCGGTCGCGGTACAGTTGTTACCGGTCGTATCGAGCGCGGCATCATCAAAGTCGGCGAAGAGATCGAAATCGTTGGTATCAAAGACACAGTCAAGACTACATGTACTGGCGTTGAAATGTTCCGCAAACTGCTCGACCAAGGTCAAGCAGGCGACAACGTCGGCGTATTGCTGCGTGGTACCAAGCGTGAAGATATCCAACGTGGTCAAGTATTGTCCAAACCAGGTTCGATCAAGCCACATGCGCACTTCACAGGCGAGATCTATGTTCTGTCCAAAGATGAAGGTGGCCGTCATACTCCATTCTTCAACAACTACCGTCCACAGTTCTACTTCCGTACAACGGACGTAACTGGTTCGATCGAGTTGCCGAAAGACAAAGAAATGGTCATGCCAGGTGATAACGTATCTATCACTGTCAAATTGATCAACCCGATCGCGATGGAAGAAGGCTTGCGCTTCGCTATCCGTGAAGGTGGCCGTACAGTCGGTGCTGGCGTTGTTGCTAAAATCATCGAGTAA